A single region of the Longimicrobium sp. genome encodes:
- a CDS encoding glycosyltransferase — MTFFDVLTAAALGVYLAAAGAAWWALRRPTPPPSDATPFVSVVVAARNEAARLPALLADLAAQTYPAFEALIVDDRSTDSTAELVETAAARHPGRFRLVRQTDVPDGISPKKLALQRGVEASRGEILLLTDADCRVPCTWVAGLVRSFQPDVAMVLGCSEYASEGSWFERFQAFDFLTLTTTMLASARLSMPLGASGHNLAYRRAAFDHVGGYRSGLTRIAGDDMLMLYLIRSAPDLGRIAWADGADTLVRTQPVPTMRDFRNQRARWASSGMHHFRADVRVLAYGAASLYANVFVLCGPLFVWTGYLTWAGWIAGVLAKLAADLLVYATAARSFGRTGLLRWLPLWFLAQPIYLTAMAVWGSRPRFHWKP, encoded by the coding sequence TTGACGTTCTTCGATGTCCTGACGGCCGCCGCGCTCGGCGTGTACCTCGCGGCGGCGGGCGCGGCGTGGTGGGCGCTGCGCCGTCCCACGCCGCCGCCCAGCGACGCGACGCCGTTCGTCAGCGTGGTAGTGGCCGCGCGCAACGAAGCCGCCCGCCTCCCCGCGCTCCTCGCCGACCTGGCCGCGCAGACGTACCCGGCCTTCGAGGCGCTGATCGTGGACGACCGCTCCACGGACTCGACGGCGGAGCTCGTCGAAACGGCCGCCGCGCGCCACCCCGGCCGCTTCCGCCTCGTCCGCCAGACGGATGTCCCAGACGGCATCTCGCCGAAGAAGCTGGCCCTGCAGCGCGGCGTCGAAGCCAGCCGCGGCGAGATCCTCCTCCTGACCGACGCCGATTGCCGTGTTCCGTGCACCTGGGTGGCCGGGTTGGTGCGCTCCTTTCAGCCTGACGTCGCGATGGTGCTCGGATGCTCCGAATACGCCTCCGAGGGCTCCTGGTTCGAGCGATTCCAGGCGTTCGACTTCCTCACGCTGACCACCACGATGCTCGCGAGCGCCCGTCTGAGCATGCCGCTGGGCGCGTCGGGCCACAACCTGGCCTACCGCCGCGCCGCCTTCGACCACGTCGGCGGCTACCGCTCCGGCCTCACCCGCATCGCCGGCGACGACATGCTCATGCTCTACCTGATCCGCTCCGCGCCCGATCTGGGCCGCATCGCCTGGGCGGACGGCGCGGACACGCTCGTGCGAACCCAGCCCGTCCCCACGATGCGCGACTTCCGCAACCAGCGCGCGCGCTGGGCGTCCAGCGGGATGCACCACTTTCGCGCGGACGTGCGGGTGCTGGCGTACGGAGCGGCATCGCTCTACGCCAACGTCTTCGTACTGTGCGGGCCGCTCTTCGTGTGGACGGGGTACCTGACGTGGGCGGGATGGATTGCGGGCGTGCTCGCCAAGCTGGCCGCGGACCTCCTGGTGTACGCCACCGCGGCGCGCAGCTTCGGCCGCACCGGGCTGCTGCGCTGGCTCCCGCTCTGGTTCCTCGCGCAGCCCATCTACCTGACCGCGATGGCGGTGTGGGGAAGCCGCCCTCGTTTCCACTGGAAGCCCTGA